The stretch of DNA TTACCAAAAAGTGCATTTAAAAAGCTCTAAATTTTAAATAAAATGGTGAAAATATGTTGATTGAAGTAATTACCTCTCCTCAATGTCCTCACTGTCCCGCAGCTAAAAGGGTAGTTGAAGAAGTTGTAAAAAAGGTAAGTTGTGATGATATCGAAGTAAAATATATAGATGCAACAGAAGACGAAGGAACTGTGAAAAAATACAATATAATGGCGGTTCCAACTATCGTTATAGATGAAGAGGTAGCATTTATAGGGGCTCCTTCAAGTGAAGAGTTGGAAAAATATCTAAGAGAAAAATTAAATAGGTGAATATACCTATGATTAAAGACAATATCCTCAAAGCTTTAAATGAACAGATAAATAAAGAGTTCTTTTCGGCATATCTGTATTTATCCATGTCTGCTTATGCAGAATCCATAGGATTGAAGGGATTTGCCCAGTGGCTTAAAGTCCAATATCAAGAGGAGCTCGACCATGCCATGAAATTTTATAACTATGTTATAGAAAGGGGAGGTAAAATAGAATTGGAGGCCATAGATAAGCCAAAAAATGAATGGTCATCAATATTGGAAGTTTTTGAAGATGGATATAAACATGAGCAGTTTATTTCAGAATCTATCAATAACATAATGGATTTAGCAGTTTCTGAAAAGGATTATGCTACAATAAACATGCTTCAATGGTTTATAGATGAGCAGGTTGAGGAGGAATCTTCATTTTTGGAAATTGTGGATAAATTAAAGTTATTAGATGGGGACAGAAGAGGTCTGTTTATGATTGATAAAGATTTGGGACAAAGGGTTTATATTCCATTAATTGCTCAAAATCAATAAATTGGTGAAAATATGACTTGGTGGAAATGTTCCAACTGTGGATATGTATTTGAGGCTGAAAAACCGCCTGAAAAATGTCCAAATTGCGGTGAAAAATGTACTTTTTATGATGTAACCTGTTATACTCCTGAATGTGGATGTAAAGGTTATGACCCAAAATTAGTTGGAAGGCCTACAAATAAAGAGAGTAAGTTATAATTAATAATAAAGAAAATACAAAGAAAAGGAAGTAAATTATAATAAATCTAAATTAAATATTATATTAAAAAAATAAAAAAATATAGGAGGGAAATTATGTGCGAAGATGTATGTTTCATTGGAGAATCTAAAATGCCAGTAATAGGTGAGAAATTTCCTGAGGTAGAGGTTAAAACTACACAAGGAACTATAAAATTACCAGAACATTTTAAAGATAAGTGGTTTGTTTTATTCAGCCATCCTGCGGACTTCACCCCAGTTTGCACAACAGAGTTTGTGGCATTTCAAAAAAGATATGACCAATTCAGGGAGTTAAATGCTGAATTAATAGGATTAAGTATAGACCAGGTGTTCAGCCATTTAAAATGGATTGAATGGATAAAAGATAATTTAGATGTTGATATTGAATTCCCTGTAATAGCTGACGATAGGGGAGAATTGGCTGAAATATTAGGTATGGTAAGTCCATATAAAGGAAATAATACAGTTAGGGCAGTATTTGTTGTAGATGATAAGGGAGTTATTAGAGCAATATTGTATTATCCACAGGAAACTGGAAGAAATATAGATGAAATAATAAGACTTGTTAAAGCACTTCAAACTTCCGATAAAGGAGTAGCACTTCCAGCCAACTGGCCTAACAATGATATATTTGAGGATAAGGTAATAGTTCCACCTGCTTCCACAGTTGAAGAAATGAATAGTAGAAAAGAAGCAGCTAAAAGAGGAGAAATAGAATGCCTTGATTGGTGGCTTTGCTGTAAGAAGTTAGAATAAATTATAATAATAAAATATAAATTTTTCTTTTATTTTTGGTAATAACTGTTTAATAAAAATAATAGTAGTTTTAATATTTATATCAATTTTTAATTAATAATTATTGCAAATAACCGCTAAATTAGGAGAGATATTATGAAAGAAACCATTACAAATTTGATAAAGGCATATATCGGGGAAAGTTTGGCTAGAAATAGATATACATGCTATGCCAAGATAGCAAAAAGTGAAGGATATGAACAGATTTCGGAAATATTTCTATTAACCGCAGAAAATGAAAGAGAACATGGTAAATGGCTGTTTTATTTAATCACTGAATTAAAAAAGAAATATAATATCGGTGGAGATTCTTTAAAAGTAGATGATATTGAAGTTCCAGTTGTTTTAGGGAATACTGCTGAAAATTTGAAGGCATCTATTGAAGGGGAACATTACGAAAATACTGAAATGTATCCTACATTTGCTGAAATAGCAGAAAAAGAAGGATTAAACGATATTGCAGAACGGCTGAGAGCTATTGCAATTGCAGAGAAGCATCATGAGGAAAGATTCAAAAAATTATTAAAAGAAATTGAAAATGAAGCAGTATTTAAGAAAAATAAAGAAGTTGAGTGGGTATGTAGGAAATGTGGGTATGTTCATGTTGGAGAAGAGCCACCAAAAGAATGTCCATCATGCAGTCATCCAACCAAATATTTTGAAATATTATGTGAAAAATATTAGATTTAATAAAAGTTTAATAAGATATTATGGGGCTATAATATGAAAAATGCGTTTTTAATATTTTCTTATATGCACAATAATAAACCGAATATGGCAGTAATGATGCATGTATTGCTATTTGCTAAGGAGATGAATGAGAAGGGGGATAATGTGAAAATAATATTTGAAGGGGAAGGAGTTAATTGGGCTAAGGACTTACTAAATGAAGACCATCCATTGTCAAACCATGCTAAACCACTACTAAATAATTTTGTAGTTTGCGAAGCTTGTGCAAACATGTTTGGTGTATTGGATGATATAAAAGGCAAACTAAATATTGAAAATGATTTATTTGGCCATATAAGTTTAAAAAAATATCTGGATGAGGGTTATAATATAATAGAATTTTAATTTTATTTTATTTACTTTATTTATTTTATTTATTTATTTTATTTTAATTCGAGTTAATTAAATAATTTATTCTAATTAAATATTTTTGGTGAGATAAATGGTTGTTAAAATAAAAGAGGGAGTATATTGGGTAGGTTCAGTAGATTGGGAAGTTAGAGAATTCCATGGATATGAAACTTCAAAAGGGAGCTCCTATAATTCATATATAATAAAGGATGAAAAAAATGTTTTAGTTGATTCTGCAAAACATTATATGTTTGAAGAACTTATCGATGGCATTAAGTCTGTAATCGACCCAAAGGATATTGATTATATAGTGGTAAATCATGCCGAAAAAGACCATAGTGGATGTATAGGAAAACTCGTTAAATTAACCGGTGCAAAGATTATTACGAATGAAAAAGGAAAGGAAGATTTAGAGCTCCAATTTAATACAGAAGGTTGGGAATTTATAATAGTGGATACAGGAGATGAGATAAACATTGGAAAAAGAACTTTAAAATTCATAAGAACTCCAATGCTTCATTGGCCCGATAATATGGTTACATACTGCATTGAGGATAAAATTTTATTTTCCAACGATGCATTTGGACAGCATGTAGCAACATCGGAAAGATTCGACTATGAAGTTGAAAATATCGGAGAACTTTTTGAAGATGCTAAGGAATATTTTGCAAATATATTATTGCCCTACAAAATGCTTATACCAAATACTGTAAATGCCTTAAAAGATTTGGATATTGAATATATTTGCCCATCCCACGGTGTTATATGGAAAGAACATATAGACGAAATATTAAACAAATATGTGGAATGGTCATCAGAAGAATGCAAAAATAAGGCTGTAATAGCTTACAGCACCATGTATAACTCCACCAAAAAAATAGCACATGCCATAGGAAATGGACTTTCTGAAAGTGGCGTCGAAGTAAAAATTTATAATATATCCAATACACCAATGAATACAATAATGAGAGAGATATTGGATGCAAAATATGTATTAATAGGTTCTCCAACATTAAATTCAAATGTCTATCCACCAGTTGCAATGTTTTTAGCATATATGGAAGGATTAAATCCAGCAGATGGAAAAATAGCAGCGGCATTTGGCTCTTATGGATGGATGGAGATAGCAACAGATATTATAAAAAAATCTTTTGAAAAATTAAACTTTAAAATTGTTGAAGATGAATGTTTAAAATGTAGATTTGTTCCAAAGGAAGATTATCTCAAAATGTGCTATGAATTTGGAAAAAAACTATCCAAAATTAATTAAAAAATTTTAAAAAGAAATTTAAAAAATTAAAATCAAAAAAAATATATAATATAATGAAAATAATAGATATACAATAAAAAAATATAAAAAAATATAAAAAAATAAAATACAAAAGAATATAAATAAATAAAAATATCTTGCAGAAAAGAGGGATAAATTATGATAACAACAAACCATCCATTGTATGAGGCATTGAAAGATATTCAAGATTTTAAATTAAAATTAGTTGAATTTTTTAAGGATAAGGATGTATTTCCAATAAAAAATAAAACTGAATTAGCAAATGCACTGCCTTGTGGTATTTCATTACCTTGTGGAGATATTGAAGCGGGAGAATTGGTTAAATTAATGACTGATGCAGATTTTCCAATAAAAAGCCCTGATGATTTGGCAATGAAATTATCCAATAAATGCGTAATTGAAAAACAAGAAAAGAAAGAATTATAAAATATTTTTATTTTATTTTTATAGTATAATTAATTCATTCATTTATATATTTAGTTGGTGAAATAATGAAAATCTTTGGTATAAGTGGAAGTCCAAGATTACAGGGCACTCACTATGCGGTGAATTACGCACTAAATTATTTAAAAGAAAAAGGATGCGAAACTAAGTATTTTTCAGTAGCGGGAAAAGAAATAAATTTCTGCAAACACTGTGATTACTGTATAAGAAAAAAAGAGGGCTGTATCTATAAGGATGACATGAATGAAGTTTATGAAAATTTAATATGGGCTGATGGTATAATAATGGGAGCTCCGGTTTATCAGGGAAATATCACCGGGCAGTTAAAAACATTAATGGATAGATGCAGGGCAATAGTTGCTAAAAATCCAAAGGTTTTAAGTGGTAAGGTTGGAATGGGCATAGCTATTGGAGGAGATAGGAATGGAGGACAGGAGATAGCTTTAAGAACAATTCACGATTTTTACATCATTAATGAGATGATTCCAGTAGGTGGAGGTTCATTTGGTGCAAATTTAGGTGCTACATTATGGTCAAAGGACAAAGGCAAAGAGGGTATTGTAGAGGATAAAGAAGGATTGAGGGTTTTAAGAAAAACATTAAATAAATTTTTAAATAGAGTATCTGAATTTAAAAAAGCATAAATAAAAAATATATAATAAATATATAGGATTATATTGACATACTGAAATATTATAAGTTTCATTAAATTTAATGAATATATTTTAGTTAAAATAATTAAAAAAGGTGATTTTATGGTAAAAATCGCATGGGGCATTACAGGATGCGGAGATAAAATAGAGGAAATAGTTAAATTAATGATTGATTTAAAAAATAAATATAATTTGGATATTGATATATATGCATCAAAAAGTGCCAAAGTTGTTTTAAAATGGTATAAACTCTGGAATTTGTTAATAGATGAGTTTTATGATATAAGGGTTGAAGTAGATGCAAATTCTCCCTTTTTGCCGGGAAAACTTCAAACTGGAAAATATGATATATTTATTGTAGCTCCAACTACTGCAAACACCGTAGCAAAGGTGGCACATTGTATTGCCGATACCCTTATTACAAATTCAATTGCTCAGGGTATTAAAGCTAAGGTTCCAACATATATATATCCGCCAGATAATAAAATAGGAGAGATTGAAACAATAATTCCCGGTGGAAAAACTTTAAAGTTATATATTAGAAAGGAAGATGTAGAAAATGTTAATAAATTAAGAAAGATGAATGGCATAACGGTCTTGGATAGTGTGGATGAAATTAAAGATGTTATTCTGAAATATGTTAAAAGTGAGAAAAGTTAGAAATAGGGAATAACTTTGATATGTATTTCATGTCACTTTTAAAATAAGAAAGGTGATTAAATGTTAAAAATTGAAAACTTATGTGTTAAAATAGGGGATAAGGAAGTTTTAAAAGATATTAATTTAAATATTGGCGTTGGTGAAACGCATGTTTTATTTGGTCCAAATGGAGCAGGTAAATCTACATTGATAAATACCATATTGGGAAATCCAAAATATGAGGTTGTAAAGGGCAGTATTTATTTTAAAGGAAAGGATATTACCAACATGCCAATGTATGAGAGGGCAAAACTTGGAATGGGCATATCATATCAAAATCCGCCAGCAATTCCCGGAGTAAAGTTGAAAAATCTTCTAAATATTATCTCAAATAGAGAATGGAATGAAATTGAAAAGATGGCTGAAATATTGAATTTTAATGATTTTCTTGAAAGAGAAGTAAATGTTGGATTTTCGGGTGGTGAAGCAAAAAGGTCTGAGATACTCCAAATATATGCTCAAAATCCAGATTTTATCATGTTTGATGAGCCCGATAGCGGTGTAGATGTGGAAAATGTGGAATTAATTGGAAACCTCATAAACGAATTACTCGATAAAAATAAAATACCAAGTGATAGAGAAAAATCTGGTTTGATAATCACACACATGGGGCATATATTAAACTTTATGGATGTAGATAGAGCTCATGTTCTCTATGATGGAATTATAGCTTGTTCAGGTCATCCAGAAGAAATCCTTGACAACATAATTGAACATGGATATGAGAGGTGTGTAGAATGCTATCAAAAGAAAAAGCATTAAAAATAAAGGAAACCGCTGAAAAATATAGAAATGTTCCAGCACCATACGGAGAAGATATAAATCTTGAAGAATATAAAATAGAAAAAGATGGCATATCAATAGATTCATTGACTGAGCTCGACCAAGAGTATAAATCCGAACTTGAAAATATAGGTATCGATATTGAGGAGAAGAGCTCAGCAGGTTCATACTTGCAAATAAATAATAAGGCAGTTTATTCAAAAACATATTCAAACATTGAAATGATGCCAATTTCCGAGGCTCTTAAAAAATATGATTTGGATGATTACTTTTGGAATCTTGTTGAAATTAAGGATAAATACACAGCAAGAGTAGCATTGGAATTAACAGAAGGATTTTTCATAAGAGTTCCAAAGGGTGTTAAGGAAACTATACCACTTCAAACATGCCTTTTAATTGGTGAGGAGAGCTCATCTCAAAATGTTCATAATATCATCATTGTTGAAGAAGGGGCTGAATTGAATGTGATTACTGGATGTGCAACTTCTCCACATGTAAAATCAGGTCTTCATATTGGAGTTTCTGAATTTTATGTAAAAAAAGATGCAAAATTAACATATACTATGATACATGACTGGGGCGAAAATGTCCATGTTAGACCGAGAACTGGCGTATATGTTGAAGAAAATGGGATATTCATAAATAATTATGTGGTATTATCAAAGGTTAAATCTATCCAAAGTTATCCAACAGTCTATTGTGCAGGTGATAACTCAAAGGCAACCTTTCAAACTGTGGCTTATGGTAAAGGAAACTCAAAGATGGACATGGGAACAAGGGCTATATTATCGGGAAAAGGTAGCAGTGCAGATATGATTTCAAGAACTATTGTTGTAGATAATGCTGAAATAATAGCAAGAGGTCATCTCGTTGGAGAAAGTGAAGATGTAAAAGGACATTTGGAATGTAGAGGTTTAATTTTATCGGATAATGCACATCTTCATGCAGTTCCTGAATTAGAGGCTAAAAAAACAAACCTTGATTTATCGCATGAGGCAGCTGTTGGAAAAATTGCAGAAAATCAACTAATGTATTTAATGTCAAGGGGTTTAACAGAGGACGAGGCCACTTCATTGATTATAAAAGGATTTTTAAGCGTAGATATATCGGGACTTCCCCCAAAACTTGCAAAATCTGTTGAGCAAATAATGGATATGACTCTTGATGGATTGTAATTATTAATACTCATTATTTCAGTATATCCATTTTATAGGTCTATTTTATATTTTATCCATATTTCATATTTTTGTAATTATTTTATCGTAAAATAAAAACTTTTATTTTTAATGTATAATTTAAATAAAGACTGAAAAATATATAAAAATATATAAAAATTGGATGATAATGTGTAGATAATAAAATAATAAAAATATAATAATAAATTATGGGATAAAATGGAATTTACAGATACAATAATAAATTTTCTAATGAAAAATAATATAAAAACAGTTTTTTCATATCCTGGGGAACAGATTTTTCCATTATATAATAAATTAAATGAATCACCAATAAAAAATATAATGGTCAGACATGAACAGGGAGCTCTGCACATGGCTGATGGGTATAGTAGAATTACAAATCATATTGGAGTATGTTTAGCAACTGCGGGTCCTGGTGCTACAAATTTGATGACAGGCATTGCCACAGCATATAAGGACTCCTCATCTGTAATAGCCATCACTGGAAGATGCATGAGAAAATATATAAATAAAAATTATTTTCAAGAAATACCTTTGGATTTTTTAAATATATATAAAGGATATTTTATGAATAAACCAGACATAGGTTATTTCATAAATGCATTTTCTGAAACTTTAAATAATAAAAAACCTATCCATTTAAATATTCCAAGTGATATTCTTAAATCAAAGGTAAAGTGTCTCACTGAATATGACAATAATAATGACGGCATATATAACAATACCTATAATAAATACAATAGATATAATAACAGTAAAAATAATAAAAATAATGATAAAAATAACAACTATCATAAAAATGAGGATAAATTAGGATATAAGGATATAAAAGGTAAAATAATTAAAAAACATATTAATATAAAAGATATTAAAAAACCTTTGTTGCTTATAGGTCAAGGTATTTATGGAACATTATCCTACAATGATATGAGTAATATAAATAATATATTGAAGGAATGCAATATTCCAATTGCAACAACCTATCCTGCAAGAGGTGTTATTGACGAAAATTATAAGAATTGTTTAGGTTTAGTTGGAAGAAGGGGAACATTTATAGCAAATAGATATATCGTGGAAAGCGATGTTATATTTTCAATTGGTGTAAGCCTTTCATACAACACCATACCTGAAAGTATTAGGGATAAAGTTTTAAAAAAAGTAATTAATTTGGACATTAAAATTAATGATTTAAGTGATATTAAGAACTTAATTGATGGATTAAATGAGTTATACAATGATAGTTCATTAAATAATAGCAATAAGGTTATGACTACCAATACCAATAATATCAATAATTATTATAATAATTGTGATAATAACAATACAAATAAGGATAATAAAGGTAATATTCCCAATATTAATAATAGTCTAAATTTTAAATTAGGGGATTACTCTTCAAAAATCAAAGAGATACTATATAATTTACCCAATGATTCAATAATTACCACAGATGCTGGAAATCATACAGTCTTTGTATCATTATTAAAAAAATGTGTAATTCCAAGAAATATTATATCATCTCATAGCATGGGAACTATGGGATTTGGGCTTCCCGCTTCGATTGGAGTTAAATTTGGATGTTTGGATTATAATATCGATAGGGAGGTAATTTCCATCAATGGTGATGGCGGTTTCCAGATGAATATGCAGGAGCTCGCAACAGTATCAGAAAATAATCTAAAAATACTTATTATAATAATGAAAAATAGTAGATTAAATGTATTTGGTAATATAAAAAATCCAGATTTTAATAAAATAGCAGATGCCTACGATATTGATAATGTTTATATAGAAGATATCGATGAAATAGGAGGAAATATAAAATATTATTTAAACAATAACAAACCTTATCTTATGGTAGTTGAATGTGAAAATGAGGGGCTACCTAAACCTTTTATTTAATTAAATAAATTAACTTAAATAATAATAATTTAAAATGATGATGATTTTAAAGTTAATCAAGGTATTAAATAAAAAAATAATTAAAAATTAAAAAAATAAATAGAATTAAATTATTACCAATGGAGGAATAAACATGGATGAATTATTTAAAACACTAACAAGCAATATGCACTTTAATGCAACGGCATTAAGTGATAAAACATGGAATCAAAATTGGAGAGTTCCTGAGGGGCTTATATCAATAATCGGATTAAAAAATGGAAAAAGTCCAGTTTTTTATTATGGTGTTACAAAAAACTGTAAAGAGAATTATGTGCTGAAAAAAGGGATTTCTGACAATAAAAATAAATTTATAAACGCAAGACTTTACTTTAAATTTGATAGAGCAGATATTATTGAAAAAGAAAAATATGTCGTAGCAAATGGATTTAATGGTCTTTTATTATGTATAAAAATAGACAAAGAGAAGTTTATAAACACTTTTGAAAGGATGCTTATGGAAAAATATAATAGTGGAGATGAGCACATAATTGATGTTTTGGAAAGAATGAAAGAAAGAAATATGTTTAATTCAGTTGAAGAAAGTGCGAGATATATTGCAAATAGGGATTATAATTGGTTAATAGGTAGATTAAAATATAAAGCAGGACTATTTAACTATTCTGGTCAAGGATATTGGTTATTACCATTAAAAACAAAAATGGAGATTACAAAAGGATTTGAAATAACTAATAACGAACTTATCGTTGATTTGGAAAATACAGAATTGTTTAAAAATTATCTAATATATGTAGATGTTAAAAATAATATAATAAGATACAATAAAAGCAGGTTATGTAAAAGTGGATATTCATTTGTGGATGAGGTAAGAAAACAGATGCACGATGATATATGTCCATGGTGTGGTGGAAAACTCAGATTGGTAAAAACCAAAAGAGGAGAGTTTTTAGGATGTTCAAACTATCCGAACTGTCTTTATAGGAGATTCTTAAAAAAATAATATTATTTCATTTTTAATTTTTTTAATTTTAAACATGCCTATTAAATTTTTACATTAGTTATTTAATTATTTAATTTATTATTACTCTAATTAAGGGATATATTATGCTAAAAAAGATAATGGTAAAAGGCATAGTTCAAGGTGTGGGATTTAGACCTTTTGTTTATAGAATTGCCAAAGACAATAGTTTAAGGGGATATGTAAAAAATATGGGAAATTATGTTGAGATAGTGGTAATAGGAAATAAAACTAATATAAACGCTTTTTTGGATGATTTAATGAATAAAAAACCACCATTGGCAAAAATTAATGAAATAAAAGTTTTTGATGAAGTTGATGAATCCCTATATAAATATTACATGGATTACTATAACGATTTTATTATAGAAAAAAGTCAAGAAAATAACGAAAATAATGAGGAGGGAACAATTCCACCAGATATAGCAATATGTGAGGATTGTTTAAAGGAAATAATGGATAAAAATGACAGGAGATACAAATATCCATTTACCGCATGCACAAATTGTGGTGCGAGATTTACCATAGTAAAGGAGCTCCCCTACGATAGAGATAATACATCCATGGATAAATTTCCATTATGTGAGGATTGTTTAAATGAATATAAAAACCCATTGGATAGGAGATTCCATGCTCAGGCAACATGCTGTCCAAAATGTGGTCCAAAAGTATTTTTAACGGATAAAAATGGAAAAATACTATGTGAAAAAGAAGATGTTATTGAAAATACAGTAAATCTTCTGAAAGAGGGACATATAATTGCAATAAAAGGCGTTGGTGGAACTCATTTAGCCTGTTGTTGTGATAATGATGAAGTTGTATTAAATTTAAGAAATAAATTAAATCGTCCAACTCAACCATTTGCCATAATGACAAAATTGGAATATTTAGATTTATTTGCAACTTTTGATGATGATGAATTGAATCTTTTAAAATCCTCAAAAAGACCTATTGTTGTTCTTGAAAAAAATAAAGATTACAATAAATATTTTTCAAAATATGTATCCAATTTAAATACCATAGGCGTTATGCTACCGTATTCCGCATTACATTATCTTTTATTTGATAATACCGATAAAATTGCCTATATTATGACATCCGCCAATCTTCCAGGTCTCCCAATGTCTATAAAAAATAAAGATATATTAAATAATTTGAAGGATATTGCAGACTACTTTTTGCTTCACAATCGTGAAATAATAAATAGGTGTGATGATAGCGTATTAAAGAAAATAAATAACAGAATGATATTTTTAAGGCGTTCAAGAGGCTATGTGCCAGAACCCATTATTGTAAATAACAGTTTAATTAAAAATAACAACAAAAATATATTATGCGTGGGTCCTGAGCTCAACTCAACGGCATGTTTAGTTAAAGGCAATAAGTTTTATTTAACGCAATATATTGGAAATACCTCCAAGTATGAAACATTTAACTATTTAAATGATGCAATATACAATATTTTAAGATTAACAAATACAAATAAATTAGATGCTGTTGTAAGTGATTTACATCCAAGTTATAATTCTACAAAACTTGCATACGAGCTCGCAGAGAAATTTGATACCGAGCTCTATAAACTACAACATCACAAAGCACATGCCTATGCATTGATGGGAGACAACGACATATTTGAGGACGCTATTTTTATCACTGTCGATGGGCTTGGATATGGTGAAGATGGAAATATTTGGGGAGGTGAAATTTTAAAATATAGGTATGATTATGATGATAAAAATAATAATGGAAATAAAAACTATAAAAACGATAAATATATAAAAAGAGTGGGTCATTTGGAAGAACAGTATCAAACAGGCGGGGATTTATCTGCAAAATATCCGCTTAGAATGTTATTTTCAATACTGTATAAAAGATTAAATTCCGATGAATTAATTGAATTTATTAAGAAATATAACTTTTTCAGTGATAAGGATTTGAAACTTATGCTTTTCCAGTTGGATAAAAAAATAAATGTTATAAAAACCACATCGTGCGGAAGAATTTTAGATTCTATCTCTGCATTACTTTCTATAACAAATAAAAGAACTTATGATGGTGAATATGCCATTAGAATGGAAAGTGTAGCGGAGAGTTATATAAAAAAACATCCAGATGATTATACTAAATGTTTAAAAATGGCTAAAAATGA from Methanothermococcus okinawensis IH1 encodes:
- a CDS encoding thiamine pyrophosphate-binding protein, which gives rise to MEFTDTIINFLMKNNIKTVFSYPGEQIFPLYNKLNESPIKNIMVRHEQGALHMADGYSRITNHIGVCLATAGPGATNLMTGIATAYKDSSSVIAITGRCMRKYINKNYFQEIPLDFLNIYKGYFMNKPDIGYFINAFSETLNNKKPIHLNIPSDILKSKVKCLTEYDNNNDGIYNNTYNKYNRYNNSKNNKNNDKNNNYHKNEDKLGYKDIKGKIIKKHINIKDIKKPLLLIGQGIYGTLSYNDMSNINNILKECNIPIATTYPARGVIDENYKNCLGLVGRRGTFIANRYIVESDVIFSIGVSLSYNTIPESIRDKVLKKVINLDIKINDLSDIKNLIDGLNELYNDSSLNNSNKVMTTNTNNINNYYNNCDNNNTNKDNKGNIPNINNSLNFKLGDYSSKIKEILYNLPNDSIITTDAGNHTVFVSLLKKCVIPRNIISSHSMGTMGFGLPASIGVKFGCLDYNIDREVISINGDGGFQMNMQELATVSENNLKILIIIMKNSRLNVFGNIKNPDFNKIADAYDIDNVYIEDIDEIGGNIKYYLNNNKPYLMVVECENEGLPKPFI
- a CDS encoding topoisomerase DNA-binding C4 zinc finger domain-containing protein, giving the protein MDELFKTLTSNMHFNATALSDKTWNQNWRVPEGLISIIGLKNGKSPVFYYGVTKNCKENYVLKKGISDNKNKFINARLYFKFDRADIIEKEKYVVANGFNGLLLCIKIDKEKFINTFERMLMEKYNSGDEHIIDVLERMKERNMFNSVEESARYIANRDYNWLIGRLKYKAGLFNYSGQGYWLLPLKTKMEITKGFEITNNELIVDLENTELFKNYLIYVDVKNNIIRYNKSRLCKSGYSFVDEVRKQMHDDICPWCGGKLRLVKTKRGEFLGCSNYPNCLYRRFLKK
- the hypF gene encoding carbamoyltransferase HypF, which encodes MLKKIMVKGIVQGVGFRPFVYRIAKDNSLRGYVKNMGNYVEIVVIGNKTNINAFLDDLMNKKPPLAKINEIKVFDEVDESLYKYYMDYYNDFIIEKSQENNENNEEGTIPPDIAICEDCLKEIMDKNDRRYKYPFTACTNCGARFTIVKELPYDRDNTSMDKFPLCEDCLNEYKNPLDRRFHAQATCCPKCGPKVFLTDKNGKILCEKEDVIENTVNLLKEGHIIAIKGVGGTHLACCCDNDEVVLNLRNKLNRPTQPFAIMTKLEYLDLFATFDDDELNLLKSSKRPIVVLEKNKDYNKYFSKYVSNLNTIGVMLPYSALHYLLFDNTDKIAYIMTSANLPGLPMSIKNKDILNNLKDIADYFLLHNREIINRCDDSVLKKINNRMIFLRRSRGYVPEPIIVNNSLIKNNNKNILCVGPELNSTACLVKGNKFYLTQYIGNTSKYETFNYLNDAIYNILRLTNTNKLDAVVSDLHPSYNSTKLAYELAEKFDTELYKLQHHKAHAYALMGDNDIFEDAIFITVDGLGYGEDGNIWGGEILKYRYDYDDKNNNGNKNYKNDKYIKRVGHLEEQYQTGGDLSAKYPLRMLFSILYKRLNSDELIEFIKKYNFFSDKDLKLMLFQLDKKINVIKTTSCGRILDSISALLSITNKRTYDGEYAIRMESVAESYIKKHPDDYTKCLKMAKNDIEIKNNILNTTDLVYNCYNMLLNGFKKGFIAYYIHLAIAEGLSEIAMKNAELYDIKYIGLTGGVSYNKIISERIRENVEDNGFKFLYHKQVPNGDGGISFGQGIGYILNSRC